TCACAAACGCTTAATTTGTATTTTGAACGCGACGAATAAAACGGTAGAAGCGTTGTCTAAGCTGGAGTTACCAGCCGGTGTAGATATTGAATTGAAAGTGACCGCCAACGCATAATAGCAACCCGGGCGACCGGGCAATGTTTAAATTTTGATGGAATTTCGTACGACGCAAAAACTGCGTCGGAGAAATTCCTTACAGGAGAATAGTTACAATGAGTGGTATGATTGGCAGAAAAATCGGCATGAGCAATATTTTTGACGAGAGCGGGAATATTATTCCCGTAACCCTTGTCGAGGCATTGCCCAACGTCGTGACACAAATCAAGACCAAGGAAAAAGACGGCTATGAAGCTGTTCAATTAGCCGTTGGTAATCGCCGCGGTAAAAACACGCCGAATCCTCTCCAAGGTCATGCAAAAAAAGCCGGTTTGACTGAGACCTTTCCGCGCATTCTGAGAGAATTTAAAGATCTTGATGTAGCGCAATTTCAACTCGGTGCAACGGTCAGCCTGGATATCTTCAATGTCGGTGACAAAATTACAGTGGTCGGTACTTCCAAAGGAAAAGGATTTCAAGGCGTTGTAAAACGTCACGGATTCGGCGGTATCAATCAAACATCGCACGGTGCTTCCGATCGCGTTCGTTCGCCGGGTTCTGTCGGCGGTTCGTCCGATCCTTCGCGCGTTTTCAAAGGCATGCGTATGGCCGGCAGAATGGGAAGCGATCGTGTTACCGTAAAAAATCTGAAGGTGGTACGTCTGGATAAAGAAACGAATGTTTTATTTATCAAAGGCAGCGTACCTGGAGCGACCAATTCCTACATTGAAATTCGCAAAAACGGCAAGTAAGAAAGTTTAATCGAGGATTCGATCAATGAAACTAGATGTCAAAAAAATTAACGGTGAAGATTCAGGGCGTAAAGTAGAACTGCCGGCGGATATTTTTGGAATCACACCCAATGATCACGCCGTGTATTTGGCTGTTAAAGCCGAACGTGCCAATAAACGCCACGGAACACACAATACGCTTGAGCGTTCCGATGTTTCCGGTACTACCAAAAAACCTTGGAAACAAAAAGGTACAGGCGGAGCCCGTGCAGGATCGGTCAAGACTCCTTTATGGCCGGGCGGCGCTATCACTTTCGGTCCGCATCCTCATCTTTACAAAAAGGATACGAATGTTAAAGTCAAGCGTCTTGCGCGCAAGTCAGCCTTGACCTATAAAGCGAATGACAGCAAAATTGTAGTTGTTGAAGATTTTCATACTTTGTGCGCTGAAACGCCTAAAACGAAATCAGTATTTGAAGTTTTGACCAATTTGGGCTTAGTGAGTGAAACCAAAAAAATTCAAAAAGTATTGATGTTGGTTGACAAGACTCGAAAAGACGAAAAAGAAGTTCGCGTTTATGAAAACTTCAAAAAATCATGCCGCAATATTCCCGGCTTGAAAATTAGCGTGACCAAGGACGCTTCAACCTATGAAATTATGAATGCCGATTATGTGCTTTTTCACGAAACGGCATTGAAGAATGTGGCAACGGCTTTTGGCGCCGGCGCCGAATAAGAAACTTTAAAAGGTTTTAACTATCATGGACAATACCAGAGTTAATCAGATTTTACGCCGTCCGGTCATTACCGAAAAAATGACAATTCTGAAAGATAAGAAAAAGCGTAACGGAGAAATTTTAAATCAGTACGCATTTGAAGTTTCTAAAGATGCCAACAAAATGGAAATCAAACAAGCCATTGAAAAGAAATTCAACGTCAAAGTCGATTCCGTTCGTACCATTAATGTAATGGGAAAAGCTAAAATTCGCTGGACCAAAGCCGGAAGAACTGAAGGTAAAAGCCGAGACTGGAAAAAAGCAGTCGTCACGCTTGCAAAAGACAACAAAATCGAATTTGTCGAAGGCGCAGCGTAAATCAAATAAGAAATTTATCGCAATAGCGAGCATAAATGGAGAATAGTTATCATGCCGGTTAAATCGTTCAGACCTTATACGCCAACACGCCGATTTTTGACGGTATCAGACTTCGCAGAAGTCACGAAAACAACGCCGGAAAAAACGTTGTTGGAGCCTTTAGCGAAGACGGGCGGTCGTAACAACATCGGACATACCACGTCGCGTTTCCGCGGCGGCGGCCATAAGCGGATGTACCGCATCATCGATTTCAAACGCCGTAAAACCGGCGTCGAAGCGAAAGTAATCGGAATCGAATATGACCCAAACCGTAGCGCCAATATTGCTTTGATTCAATATGCAGACGGCGAAAAAAGTTATATTCTTGCCCCTAAAGGATTGCGAGTTGGCGAAAAAGTGATGTCAGGTGAAACGGCAGAAATTAAAATTGGCAATGCCATGCCGTTAAAATTAATTCCGATCGGATCGGATGTACATAATGTTGAGTTGAAACTGAATAAAGGCGGCCAAATGGCGCGTTCGGCCGGTGCGTTTGCCAATATCGCGGGCCGAGAAGAAGGTTATGTGCAATTACGGTTACCTTCGGGCGAAATTCGTAAAGTTTTGGAAGATTGTTATGCAACGATCGGTCAAGTCGGTAATCTTGAACATGAAAATATTGCCATCGGAAAAGCTGGCCGCGTTCGTTGGATGGGCAAACGTCCGCACAACCGAGGTGTCGTGATGAATCCTGTTGATCACCCGCACGGTGGTGGTGAAGGCCGTTCCCCGCAAGGTAATCCTCATCCGGTAACGCCATGGGGCCAACCGACCAAGGGTTACAAAACGCGTAAGAAAAATCATCGTACCAATCGGTATATCATCAAACGTCGTAAGTAAAAAGTCTGATAAGATAGAGGAAATAGCATGAGTCGTTCGATCA
Above is a genomic segment from bacterium containing:
- the rplD gene encoding 50S ribosomal protein L4, with the protein product MKLDVKKINGEDSGRKVELPADIFGITPNDHAVYLAVKAERANKRHGTHNTLERSDVSGTTKKPWKQKGTGGARAGSVKTPLWPGGAITFGPHPHLYKKDTNVKVKRLARKSALTYKANDSKIVVVEDFHTLCAETPKTKSVFEVLTNLGLVSETKKIQKVLMLVDKTRKDEKEVRVYENFKKSCRNIPGLKISVTKDASTYEIMNADYVLFHETALKNVATAFGAGAE
- the rplC gene encoding 50S ribosomal protein L3, which encodes MSGMIGRKIGMSNIFDESGNIIPVTLVEALPNVVTQIKTKEKDGYEAVQLAVGNRRGKNTPNPLQGHAKKAGLTETFPRILREFKDLDVAQFQLGATVSLDIFNVGDKITVVGTSKGKGFQGVVKRHGFGGINQTSHGASDRVRSPGSVGGSSDPSRVFKGMRMAGRMGSDRVTVKNLKVVRLDKETNVLFIKGSVPGATNSYIEIRKNGK
- the rplW gene encoding 50S ribosomal protein L23; this translates as MDNTRVNQILRRPVITEKMTILKDKKKRNGEILNQYAFEVSKDANKMEIKQAIEKKFNVKVDSVRTINVMGKAKIRWTKAGRTEGKSRDWKKAVVTLAKDNKIEFVEGAA
- a CDS encoding uS10/mL48 family ribosomal protein encodes the protein HKRLICILNATNKTVEALSKLELPAGVDIELKVTANA
- the rplB gene encoding 50S ribosomal protein L2 gives rise to the protein MPVKSFRPYTPTRRFLTVSDFAEVTKTTPEKTLLEPLAKTGGRNNIGHTTSRFRGGGHKRMYRIIDFKRRKTGVEAKVIGIEYDPNRSANIALIQYADGEKSYILAPKGLRVGEKVMSGETAEIKIGNAMPLKLIPIGSDVHNVELKLNKGGQMARSAGAFANIAGREEGYVQLRLPSGEIRKVLEDCYATIGQVGNLEHENIAIGKAGRVRWMGKRPHNRGVVMNPVDHPHGGGEGRSPQGNPHPVTPWGQPTKGYKTRKKNHRTNRYIIKRRK